In Streptomyces sp. NBC_01439, the following are encoded in one genomic region:
- a CDS encoding DUF937 domain-containing protein codes for MSESSFQDDVLGELGDDKLTEIAGLLGTDDSGARETVAETVGAMTGGLRQKADADDADGVEVRRAIVEVTEAEPPLEGVATFGGLGGLLSGGMMAGVLAKVSRPVAAAVSKRTGIPAATISRVIEMLIPVVLAVLAKRASGRAAGTGPASTGAAGATPGAGAGASPGAGSGTSGGLGDLLGEILGGGKK; via the coding sequence ATGAGCGAATCCTCATTCCAGGACGACGTGCTGGGCGAACTCGGCGACGACAAGCTGACCGAGATCGCCGGCTTGCTCGGCACGGACGACTCCGGCGCCCGGGAGACCGTCGCGGAGACCGTCGGCGCCATGACCGGCGGCCTCCGACAGAAGGCCGACGCGGACGACGCCGACGGCGTGGAGGTGCGCCGGGCCATCGTCGAGGTGACCGAGGCCGAACCACCGCTGGAGGGCGTGGCCACGTTCGGCGGCCTCGGCGGCCTGCTCAGCGGCGGCATGATGGCCGGCGTGCTCGCCAAGGTGAGCAGGCCCGTGGCCGCCGCCGTCTCGAAGCGGACCGGAATCCCCGCGGCCACCATCAGCAGGGTCATCGAGATGCTGATCCCGGTCGTCCTGGCGGTCCTCGCCAAGCGTGCCTCCGGCAGGGCGGCCGGCACCGGGCCGGCCAGTACCGGGGCGGCCGGCGCGACCCCCGGAGCGGGCGCGGGAGCGAGCCCGGGAGCGGGCTCGGGAACGAGCGGCGGCCTCGGCGACCTGCTCGGCGAAATCCTCGGCGGTGGCAAGAAATAG